One genomic window of Bradyrhizobium sp. B124 includes the following:
- a CDS encoding CBS domain-containing protein has translation MLALDVMSTSFATIKPGAPLLDAVRLLLETGQRGLPVLDGSGALVGVISEGDFLHRRELGVHWPEGFWLEWLLSREEGRLLRERTRALSVDAVMSHKPVCVDECATVDEIVAEMDKHQISQVMVLRDARVVGIVGRVQLITALERILARSEGD, from the coding sequence ATGTTGGCTTTGGATGTCATGAGCACGTCCTTCGCGACGATCAAACCCGGCGCGCCATTGCTCGATGCCGTTCGTCTATTGCTGGAAACTGGCCAGCGCGGCTTGCCCGTGCTCGATGGCTCAGGGGCGCTGGTCGGTGTTATCTCCGAAGGGGACTTCCTTCACCGTCGCGAACTCGGCGTGCATTGGCCAGAGGGCTTCTGGCTCGAATGGCTGCTGAGCAGAGAGGAGGGGCGGCTGCTCCGCGAGCGGACTCGGGCCCTGAGCGTCGACGCTGTGATGAGCCACAAGCCCGTTTGCGTTGATGAATGCGCGACTGTGGATGAGATCGTTGCCGAAATGGACAAGCATCAGATATCGCAAGTCATGGTTCTCCGGGATGCGCGGGTCGTCGGCATCGTTGGACGTGTGCAGCTGATCACCGCGCTTGAGCGAATACTCGCGCGATCCGAGGGCGACTGA
- a CDS encoding LysE family translocator — translation MSENSLFAFVLTVTLIELTPGPNMGYLAVLAASAGRRAGLAATAGVAFGLLGTGIASSLGLAAIVAASNPLYEALRWGGALYLLWLAWQGWRDAPQEIAKPIEATANTKFFLRGLITNLLNPKAGVFYLSIFPTFIDEARPLLPQTAILLTAYVTIATIIHSAVVISANAIRPSIEKRANTMLIRRIMSVLLAAVAIWLFYTTRRT, via the coding sequence ATGAGCGAAAACTCTCTATTTGCTTTCGTTCTCACGGTCACCCTCATCGAACTGACACCGGGACCTAACATGGGCTATCTCGCGGTGCTGGCCGCGTCGGCTGGTCGCAGGGCCGGTCTTGCCGCAACAGCCGGTGTCGCCTTCGGCTTGTTAGGAACTGGGATCGCATCGTCGCTCGGTCTTGCAGCTATCGTGGCTGCCTCCAACCCGCTTTACGAAGCCCTTCGCTGGGGTGGCGCGCTCTACCTGCTTTGGCTTGCCTGGCAAGGATGGCGCGATGCGCCGCAAGAGATCGCCAAACCTATCGAAGCGACGGCGAACACCAAATTCTTTCTCAGGGGCTTGATTACCAATCTACTCAATCCCAAGGCCGGTGTTTTCTATCTATCGATTTTTCCAACTTTCATCGATGAAGCACGGCCATTGCTTCCGCAGACTGCGATTTTGCTGACGGCGTACGTTACTATAGCGACCATAATTCATTCGGCTGTCGTGATTTCAGCAAACGCCATCCGCCCAAGCATCGAAAAACGGGCAAACACAATGCTCATCAGGCGGATAATGTCGGTATTGCTGGCCGCTGTCGCAATCTGGCTGTTCTATACGACGAGACGGACTTAG
- a CDS encoding host attachment protein: protein MAGIPANALVFVGDGRKALLLRNEGDDRFPNLKAEAVFEDQNPATHLQGTDRPGHFVKGIVSGQRGAVEPTDWHEIEEYRFTRRVARAAETMVRSGRATVLVIVAPPRTLAQLRATLAPDVRRHIIAEISKDLTKRPVGEIEKHIVEALASPTR, encoded by the coding sequence ATGGCGGGAATTCCAGCGAACGCGCTCGTGTTCGTCGGAGACGGGCGCAAGGCGTTGTTGCTCCGCAACGAAGGCGACGATCGGTTCCCAAACCTGAAGGCGGAGGCCGTCTTCGAAGATCAGAACCCGGCGACGCATCTGCAAGGCACGGACCGCCCGGGACACTTCGTCAAGGGGATCGTCTCCGGTCAACGAGGAGCCGTCGAACCGACGGACTGGCACGAGATCGAGGAGTATCGGTTCACAAGGCGGGTTGCGCGGGCTGCGGAGACCATGGTCCGGAGTGGAAGAGCGACTGTGCTTGTCATCGTCGCTCCACCGCGTACTCTGGCACAGCTTCGAGCGACACTCGCTCCCGATGTCAGACGCCACATCATTGCGGAGATTTCCAAGGATCTGACCAAGCGTCCCGTCGGGGAAATTGAAAAGCATATTGTGGAAGCGCTTGCGTCGCCCACACGATAG
- a CDS encoding CBS domain-containing protein, whose translation MVSPVITVDSNATVQRVASLLLQHRISAVPVVGKDSELIGIVSSMKPTASSASSAGPTCSRPLRAPGRSWRYHRPIPPSGRNCSASFASNHGHTPSI comes from the coding sequence ATGGTGTCACCCGTCATCACGGTGGACTCCAACGCAACGGTGCAGCGGGTTGCTTCCCTGCTGCTCCAGCACCGCATCAGCGCCGTTCCCGTTGTGGGCAAAGACAGCGAACTCATCGGAATCGTCTCGTCGATGAAGCCGACCGCCTCCTCGGCATCGTCAGCCGGGCCAACCTGCTCCAGGCCGTTGCGAGCGCCCGGCCGAAGCTGGAGATATCACCGGCCGATTCCGCCATCAGGAAGAAATTGCTCGGCGAGCTTCGCGAGCAACCATGGGCACACACCTTCAATCTGA
- a CDS encoding BON domain-containing protein: MLGELREQPWAHTFNLTATVQNGVVDLWGYAPSAAERAAIRIAAEAIPGVVAVNDHLLETPIMVY, translated from the coding sequence TTGCTCGGCGAGCTTCGCGAGCAACCATGGGCACACACCTTCAATCTGACCGCGACGGTGCAGAACGGCGTCGTCGACCTGTGGGGATATGCACCATCCGCCGCAGAGCGCGCGGCGATCCGGATTGCCGCCGAAGCAATCCCCGGTGTCGTTGCTGTGAACGATCATCTCCTGGAAACGCCGATCATGGTTTACTGA
- a CDS encoding trypsin-like peptidase domain-containing protein: MTVIAWMLLLLLWAGPVQAGEIRDVQTLAPLVGKVIQSVVGIKASTETSAAPRSMDSAPELPNEPPRTMKDVYGAGVIIRAESGLIVTSNHLVSGAKTLAVRLPDGRQLDARFVVADERYDLAMLRISASGLTAARIGRSIDAEPGDFVLAVGGSSGLTQSISFGIVSALHRSWPGIPCQDLIQTDAMLDRGSSGGPLFNLRGEVIGIVAASTGETESERAFGLAIPSDAIDRLYIRMN; this comes from the coding sequence ATGACCGTCATCGCGTGGATGCTCCTGCTCCTGCTCTGGGCCGGACCGGTGCAAGCAGGAGAAATCCGGGATGTGCAAACACTTGCGCCTCTGGTCGGGAAGGTCATCCAAAGTGTCGTCGGCATAAAGGCCAGCACGGAGACTTCGGCAGCCCCCCGGTCAATGGACTCTGCTCCCGAGCTTCCCAATGAACCGCCTCGCACTATGAAGGATGTGTATGGTGCGGGCGTCATCATCAGGGCGGAATCCGGATTGATCGTGACGAGCAATCATCTGGTCAGCGGCGCCAAGACACTTGCGGTTCGATTGCCGGACGGGCGCCAGCTTGACGCTAGGTTCGTGGTGGCCGACGAGCGATACGATTTGGCGATGCTGAGGATTTCGGCCTCCGGCCTGACCGCGGCCCGCATCGGTCGATCGATCGACGCAGAGCCCGGGGATTTCGTCCTGGCGGTCGGCGGCTCCTCGGGGCTCACTCAAAGCATTAGCTTCGGCATCGTCAGCGCTCTGCATCGTTCGTGGCCTGGCATCCCTTGCCAGGATCTCATTCAGACCGACGCCATGCTGGATCGCGGCAGTTCAGGCGGGCCGCTGTTCAATCTGCGGGGCGAAGTGATCGGCATTGTTGCCGCCAGCACCGGTGAGACTGAATCCGAGCGCGCCTTTGGTCTGGCGATTCCTTCGGATGCCATCGATCGTCTCTACATCAGAATGAACTAG
- a CDS encoding cytochrome c: MIAGLTASFAAAAHAEDADVGKAEFQASCASCHGVDGKGKGPVAEQLKVPPADLTALAKNNNGVFPISAVYEAVDGRRTISAHGTHEMPIWGERFNPVKSVPHTIDPTYDALDPSRDLREVVVRTRILAVIDYLNRIQQK; the protein is encoded by the coding sequence ATGATTGCCGGTCTGACCGCTAGTTTCGCCGCGGCCGCTCACGCTGAAGATGCCGATGTTGGTAAGGCGGAATTTCAAGCGTCGTGCGCAAGTTGTCATGGCGTAGATGGAAAGGGCAAAGGACCTGTTGCTGAGCAGCTGAAGGTGCCGCCTGCCGATTTGACGGCCTTGGCCAAGAACAACAACGGGGTCTTTCCTATATCCGCTGTTTATGAAGCCGTAGATGGGCGGAGAACAATTTCCGCGCACGGCACTCATGAAATGCCGATCTGGGGGGAACGATTCAATCCCGTCAAGAGCGTGCCTCACACTATTGATCCGACCTACGACGCGCTCGATCCATCGCGGGACTTGCGGGAAGTCGTCGTGCGAACACGCATCCTCGCCGTTATCGATTACCTGAACCGCATCCAGCAGAAGTAA
- a CDS encoding adenylate kinase, with product MRLVLLGAPGSGKGTQAARLAKRLDIPQLSTGDMLRAAVSEGTPIGTKVKATMERGELVPDDLVVAIVAERISRPDAKSGFILDGFPRTIAQAAALDDILRAADLRIDRVLELDVDEAALLSRILNRANEARSNGYARSDDTEAALRVRLAEYRGQTRPLADYYREQGLLKSINGLQSIDKVASSLLEALDA from the coding sequence GTGAGATTAGTTCTGTTGGGGGCTCCTGGATCCGGGAAAGGGACTCAGGCGGCCCGTCTTGCCAAGCGCCTGGACATTCCTCAACTGTCGACCGGCGATATGTTGCGAGCGGCCGTATCCGAAGGAACGCCAATCGGGACAAAGGTAAAGGCGACAATGGAGCGCGGCGAACTTGTTCCCGATGATCTTGTCGTGGCCATCGTTGCCGAGCGCATATCGCGGCCTGATGCGAAATCCGGGTTTATCTTGGACGGCTTTCCCCGGACCATTGCTCAGGCAGCAGCGCTCGACGATATTTTGCGGGCGGCCGATCTTCGAATTGACCGCGTGCTGGAATTGGACGTCGACGAAGCCGCTCTGCTGAGCCGCATCCTCAACCGCGCGAACGAAGCAAGATCCAACGGCTATGCGCGCTCGGATGATACCGAAGCTGCACTGAGAGTGCGCCTAGCGGAGTATCGCGGGCAAACCAGACCGCTCGCTGACTATTACCGTGAGCAAGGACTTCTGAAGAGCATCAATGGTCTGCAATCGATTGACAAGGTAGCAAGCTCGCTCTTGGAAGCGCTCGATGCTTGA
- the acs gene encoding acetate--CoA ligase produces the protein MDAKFVNAGSPKASYDVSADWAKRAYIDDAKYREMYARSVKDPNGFWGEHGKRIDWIKPFTKVENVSFAPGNVSIKWFEDGVLNVAWNCIDRHLEKRGDQTAIIWEGDNPSESKHITYRQLHDEVCKMANILRTRNVKKGDRVTIYLPMIPEAAYAMLACARIGAIHSVVFGGFSPDSLAQRIKDCDSKVVITADEGLRGGKKVPLKANVDAAIAKTGGVDWVVVVKRTGGAIDMNPTRDLWYHEAAEMVTTECPAEHMHAEDPLFILYTSGSTGTPKGVLHTSGGYLVFASMTHQYVFDYHDGDVYWCTADVGWVTGHSYILYGPLANGATTLMFEGVPNYPDNSRFWNVVDKHKVNIFYTAPTAIRALMQGGDEPVKKTSRKSLRLLGSVGEPINPEAWEWYYRVVGDDRCPIVDTWWQTETGGILITPLPGATKLKPGSATRPFFGVVPEIVDADGKTLDGETSGNLCLAKSWPGQMRTVYGDHARFEQTYFSTYKNKYFTGDGCRRDADGYYWITGRVDDVINVSGHRMGTAEVESSLVAHEAVSEAAVVGYPHDIKGQGIYAYVTLMKGTEPTEALRKELVAWVRKDIGPIASPDLIQFAPGLPKTRSGKIMRRILRKIAEDEPSSLGDTSTLADPAVVDDLVQNRQNKKGA, from the coding sequence ATGGATGCGAAGTTCGTAAATGCTGGTTCGCCGAAAGCGAGTTATGACGTGTCGGCCGACTGGGCCAAGCGCGCCTATATCGATGACGCCAAATATCGCGAGATGTACGCGCGCTCGGTCAAGGACCCCAACGGCTTCTGGGGCGAGCACGGCAAGCGGATCGACTGGATCAAGCCCTTCACCAAGGTCGAGAACGTCTCCTTTGCGCCCGGCAACGTCTCGATCAAATGGTTCGAGGATGGCGTGCTGAACGTCGCCTGGAATTGCATCGACCGCCATCTCGAGAAGCGCGGCGACCAGACCGCGATCATCTGGGAGGGCGACAACCCTTCCGAATCCAAGCACATCACCTACCGCCAGCTGCACGACGAAGTCTGCAAGATGGCCAACATCCTGCGCACGCGGAACGTCAAGAAGGGTGACCGCGTCACGATCTATCTGCCGATGATTCCGGAAGCGGCCTACGCCATGCTGGCCTGCGCGCGGATCGGCGCGATCCACTCGGTGGTGTTCGGCGGCTTCTCGCCGGACAGCCTCGCCCAGCGCATCAAGGACTGCGACTCCAAGGTGGTCATTACCGCCGACGAAGGCCTGCGCGGCGGCAAGAAGGTGCCGCTGAAGGCCAATGTCGATGCCGCGATCGCCAAAACCGGCGGCGTCGATTGGGTCGTGGTGGTGAAGCGTACCGGTGGTGCGATCGACATGAACCCGACGCGCGACCTCTGGTATCACGAGGCGGCCGAGATGGTGACGACGGAATGCCCGGCCGAGCACATGCATGCCGAGGACCCGCTGTTCATCCTCTACACCTCGGGTTCGACCGGCACGCCGAAGGGTGTGCTGCACACTTCGGGCGGCTATCTCGTGTTCGCGTCGATGACGCATCAATACGTGTTCGACTATCACGACGGCGACGTCTACTGGTGCACCGCCGACGTCGGCTGGGTCACCGGCCACAGCTACATTCTCTACGGACCGCTCGCCAACGGCGCGACCACGCTGATGTTCGAGGGCGTGCCGAACTACCCGGACAATTCGCGTTTCTGGAACGTGGTCGACAAGCACAAGGTCAACATCTTCTACACCGCGCCGACCGCGATCCGCGCGCTGATGCAGGGCGGCGACGAGCCGGTGAAGAAGACCTCGCGCAAATCGCTGCGCCTGCTCGGCTCGGTCGGCGAGCCGATCAATCCCGAAGCCTGGGAGTGGTACTACCGCGTGGTCGGCGACGATCGCTGCCCGATCGTCGACACCTGGTGGCAGACCGAGACCGGCGGCATCCTGATCACGCCGCTGCCCGGCGCGACCAAGCTGAAGCCGGGATCGGCGACGCGGCCGTTCTTCGGCGTGGTACCGGAGATCGTCGATGCCGACGGCAAGACGCTGGACGGCGAGACCTCGGGCAATCTCTGCCTGGCCAAATCATGGCCGGGCCAGATGCGCACGGTCTATGGCGACCATGCGCGGTTCGAGCAGACCTATTTCTCGACCTACAAGAACAAGTACTTCACCGGCGACGGCTGCCGGCGCGATGCCGACGGCTATTACTGGATCACCGGCCGCGTCGACGACGTCATCAACGTCTCGGGCCACCGCATGGGCACCGCCGAAGTCGAGAGCTCGCTGGTCGCGCATGAGGCGGTGTCGGAAGCCGCCGTGGTCGGCTACCCGCACGACATCAAGGGCCAGGGCATCTACGCCTATGTCACGCTGATGAAGGGCACCGAGCCGACCGAGGCCCTGCGCAAGGAGCTCGTCGCCTGGGTCCGCAAGGACATCGGCCCGATCGCGTCGCCGGACCTCATCCAATTCGCGCCCGGCCTGCCGAAGACGCGCTCCGGCAAGATCATGCGCCGCATCCTGCGCAAGATCGCCGAGGACGAACCGTCCAGCCTCGGCGACACTTCGACCTTGGCCGATCCGGCCGTCGTCGACGACCTCGTGCAGAACCGGCAGAACAAGAAGGGCGCGTAG
- a CDS encoding DUF485 domain-containing protein, whose protein sequence is MSTYEKIEQDPNYQELVRRRSSLGWTLSAIMLIVYFGFILLVAYAPHFLGTPMGTGVTTIGIPIGLLVIVSAFLLTGIYVSKANSKYDPLIRKIVGARRQ, encoded by the coding sequence TTGAGCACCTACGAAAAAATTGAGCAGGACCCAAACTATCAAGAACTAGTTCGCCGGCGTTCGTCGCTGGGCTGGACGCTATCGGCGATCATGCTGATCGTATATTTCGGCTTCATCCTGCTCGTCGCCTACGCGCCACACTTCCTTGGCACACCGATGGGGACAGGCGTCACAACCATTGGCATTCCGATCGGGCTATTGGTCATCGTTTCGGCATTCCTGCTGACGGGCATCTACGTCAGCAAAGCGAACTCAAAATACGACCCTCTGATCCGCAAGATTGTTGGAGCGCGCCGCCAATGA
- a CDS encoding cation acetate symporter — MKKIPHLLVTLFICIPSVALAAGTIDGGTKQAVNWSAIGMFIGFVSLTLVITYWASKRTVSAADFYSAGGGISAGQNGLAIAGDYMSAASFLGISGLVYTSGYDGLIYSVGWLVGWPVVTFLIAEQLRNLGKFTFADVASFRLGQTRIRILAACGSLVTVAFYLIAQMVGAGKLIQLLFGLDYWIAVILVGGLMMVYVTFGGMKATTWVQIIKAVLLLFGATFMAGAVLYKFGFSPEALFAKATEVHPKKLAIMEPGSLISNPLSAISLGLALMFGTAGLPHILMRFFTVKDAQAARKSVFYATGFIGYFYILTFIIGFGAITLVSTDLAFLDAGILEKTKSGIAAIKGGSNMAAIHLADAVGGNLFLGFISAVAFATILAVVSGLALAGASSISHDIYAMVIKGGHANEQDEVRVSKIATLFLGVLAIILGIIFENQNVAFMVGLAFAIAASCNFPVLVMSIFWKNLTTRGALIGGLLGLISAVVGVILSPAVWEVTLGFAKGSAPIKLDNPALFSMTIAFVSIWLISVLDRSARAAKDRDGFDAQFVRSQTGIGAASATSH; from the coding sequence ATGAAGAAGATACCCCACCTGTTGGTGACGCTGTTCATTTGCATTCCTTCGGTCGCACTTGCGGCCGGGACGATCGATGGCGGCACCAAGCAAGCGGTCAATTGGTCCGCTATTGGCATGTTCATCGGGTTTGTATCTCTGACGCTTGTGATAACCTACTGGGCATCGAAACGGACGGTATCGGCCGCGGATTTCTACTCGGCAGGTGGAGGCATCTCGGCCGGCCAGAATGGACTTGCGATCGCCGGCGACTACATGTCGGCAGCATCGTTCCTGGGCATCTCCGGTCTTGTCTACACCTCAGGGTATGATGGCCTGATCTACTCGGTCGGCTGGCTTGTTGGCTGGCCCGTTGTCACATTCCTGATTGCCGAGCAACTCCGCAATCTCGGCAAGTTCACATTCGCCGATGTCGCTTCATTCCGGCTCGGCCAGACGCGGATACGCATCCTGGCCGCGTGCGGCTCGCTGGTGACTGTCGCTTTCTATCTGATCGCGCAGATGGTCGGCGCCGGCAAGCTGATCCAACTGCTTTTCGGCTTGGACTATTGGATTGCCGTCATCCTGGTGGGTGGCCTTATGATGGTCTACGTGACCTTTGGCGGCATGAAAGCCACGACCTGGGTGCAAATCATTAAGGCTGTGCTGTTGCTGTTCGGCGCGACGTTCATGGCAGGCGCCGTGCTTTACAAATTCGGGTTCAGCCCGGAAGCACTGTTCGCCAAGGCGACCGAAGTACACCCCAAAAAGCTCGCAATCATGGAGCCCGGCAGCCTGATCTCAAATCCGCTATCGGCCATTTCGCTCGGCTTGGCCCTTATGTTCGGCACCGCCGGTCTGCCACACATCCTCATGCGTTTCTTCACCGTGAAAGACGCGCAGGCCGCACGCAAGTCCGTATTCTATGCAACAGGCTTCATTGGCTACTTCTACATCTTGACCTTCATCATCGGATTCGGCGCCATCACGCTCGTCTCGACCGATCTGGCGTTCCTCGACGCAGGGATTCTCGAGAAGACCAAAAGCGGGATCGCCGCGATCAAAGGCGGGTCGAACATGGCCGCGATCCATCTGGCCGACGCAGTAGGTGGCAATCTGTTCCTCGGCTTCATTTCGGCCGTCGCGTTTGCCACGATCCTGGCCGTCGTTTCTGGCTTGGCGCTCGCGGGAGCGTCCTCCATCAGCCACGATATCTACGCCATGGTAATCAAGGGAGGACATGCCAATGAACAGGACGAAGTTCGTGTCTCGAAGATCGCGACTCTGTTCCTGGGTGTGCTCGCGATCATACTTGGTATTATCTTCGAAAACCAAAACGTCGCTTTCATGGTTGGTCTTGCCTTCGCCATCGCAGCGTCCTGCAACTTCCCGGTGCTGGTGATGTCGATCTTCTGGAAGAACCTTACCACGAGAGGCGCCTTGATTGGTGGCCTGCTCGGCCTGATCAGCGCTGTCGTCGGCGTCATTCTGTCGCCGGCAGTATGGGAGGTGACCCTCGGCTTTGCAAAGGGATCGGCCCCCATCAAACTGGACAACCCTGCCCTGTTCTCGATGACAATCGCATTCGTGTCCATCTGGCTGATCTCGGTCCTGGACCGGAGCGCGCGTGCCGCCAAGGACCGCGACGGCTTCGACGCGCAGTTCGTGCGGAGCCAGACCGGCATCGGAGCAGCAAGCGCCACCAGTCATTGA
- a CDS encoding putative nucleotidyltransferase substrate binding domain-containing protein produces MPKAFDATNPPFDRLTPHEVEMLRAALDIVYFRPGQLIIDQGGSSQALFVIIKGTIEERDGTDLLALLGPKDSFDSRALVHGKSGHAFLARDETLCYSAPRPVVLDLIQNNPRFASFFYRDIARKLDEFVRDQDEQRHGSTMRARISELFLHPAAFVGADDSIESAGRKMQEVNSNALFVRDGERTGIITGMNLSKAVVLQRKSTQTAVRDLAHFDLVTLRSDDFVSSALVLMTKLNKRRVAIRNDERFVGILEDIDLLGFIAGSAQVVASRIERASNEDDLAAAARQTAAQVRILRRQGIGVELIGEIVSDLNQRLFSRLFDLVAPAEIRTSGCLVVMGSEGRGEQTARTDQDNGLILSGAVEKVKLDAFRAAFSGALAGFGFPPCPGHVMVSNPAWSKPLSDYVADFRNWLTLPDDAAHMNVAILFDARCVAGDAALLTEAKTTLIDMVRGEQAFLAHFARSIDLFATPIGLFRNLITSAGDGDAIDLKKGGLFPIVHGVRSLALERGLVETATDKRINRLRDMGVLHAEFARELHQAFHFMLMLRLDGQLAESAGATGTLVRPSSLSSMERDLLRDAFHVVKKFREFIRHHFKLSVF; encoded by the coding sequence ATGCCCAAGGCTTTTGATGCCACAAATCCACCGTTCGATCGTCTGACGCCGCATGAAGTGGAGATGCTTCGTGCGGCGCTGGACATTGTCTACTTTCGTCCAGGACAGTTGATTATCGATCAGGGCGGCTCGTCTCAGGCGCTCTTCGTCATCATCAAGGGCACAATAGAGGAACGCGACGGGACCGACCTTCTGGCCTTGCTCGGCCCCAAGGACAGCTTCGATAGCCGCGCCCTCGTGCACGGCAAGAGCGGGCATGCCTTTCTCGCGCGTGATGAAACGCTGTGCTACTCCGCTCCGAGACCCGTGGTTCTCGACCTGATCCAGAACAATCCGAGGTTTGCCTCATTCTTCTACCGCGATATCGCGCGCAAGTTGGATGAGTTTGTCAGAGACCAGGATGAGCAACGGCACGGATCAACGATGCGAGCTCGCATTTCCGAGCTTTTTCTGCATCCGGCCGCCTTCGTTGGCGCCGACGACAGTATAGAATCGGCGGGCCGCAAGATGCAGGAAGTCAACAGCAACGCATTGTTTGTTCGCGACGGCGAGCGGACGGGCATCATCACCGGCATGAACTTGTCAAAAGCCGTCGTACTGCAGCGCAAATCCACTCAAACAGCAGTTCGCGATCTCGCACACTTTGACCTGGTTACGCTGCGGTCCGACGACTTCGTTTCTTCAGCCCTTGTGCTTATGACCAAGCTCAACAAACGTCGGGTCGCCATTCGCAACGATGAGCGCTTCGTCGGCATCCTGGAGGACATCGATCTACTGGGCTTCATCGCCGGTAGCGCCCAGGTCGTTGCCAGCCGCATAGAGCGCGCCTCGAATGAAGACGACCTCGCGGCTGCCGCACGCCAGACAGCGGCGCAGGTGCGGATCCTGCGTCGCCAGGGGATCGGCGTCGAGTTGATCGGCGAAATCGTCTCCGATCTGAATCAGCGCCTGTTTTCCAGATTGTTTGATTTAGTGGCGCCAGCCGAAATTCGCACGAGCGGATGCCTCGTGGTCATGGGGAGCGAAGGCCGGGGTGAGCAAACTGCCCGCACAGATCAAGATAACGGACTCATCCTGTCAGGGGCGGTCGAAAAGGTGAAGCTGGATGCGTTTCGGGCTGCATTCTCCGGCGCGCTGGCAGGCTTTGGCTTCCCGCCCTGCCCCGGGCACGTGATGGTGAGCAATCCAGCCTGGTCCAAGCCACTGTCCGATTATGTCGCAGATTTTCGCAATTGGCTCACACTGCCTGACGATGCCGCTCATATGAACGTCGCCATACTCTTTGACGCCCGCTGCGTGGCAGGCGACGCAGCGCTGCTGACCGAAGCCAAGACCACGCTGATCGACATGGTGCGCGGGGAGCAGGCCTTCCTGGCACATTTCGCGCGATCCATAGACCTCTTCGCGACACCGATTGGGCTATTCAGGAACTTGATCACGTCTGCCGGCGATGGCGACGCGATCGACCTGAAAAAGGGCGGTCTTTTCCCGATTGTGCATGGCGTTCGCAGCCTTGCTCTCGAGCGTGGGTTGGTGGAGACTGCAACGGATAAGCGCATCAACCGCCTGCGCGATATGGGCGTGCTGCATGCAGAATTCGCCCGCGAGCTTCACCAAGCTTTTCACTTTATGCTGATGCTGCGCCTCGACGGGCAATTGGCCGAGTCTGCCGGCGCCACGGGCACCCTGGTACGACCATCATCGTTATCGAGTATGGAGCGTGACCTGTTGCGTGACGCGTTCCATGTCGTCAAGAAGTTCCGTGAGTTCATTCGCCATCACTTCAAGCTCAGTGTCTTCTGA
- a CDS encoding 3'-5' exonuclease, giving the protein MSSFAITSSSVSSDVIPRAIKRLFHQASIGDQSYRFMFKREPADEVVAIDCETTGLNLRTDDIISIGAVRIRGDHILTSERFERVARPDADMRTDAIKIHRLRQIDVEQEAPIRNLLPDFLRFVGGRPLVGYYVDFDIAMLDKYILPFIGIELPNPRIEISSLYYERKYGDAPPNISIDLSFSAILADLEIPSLAQHDAFNDALMTAMMYVVLRDKAKRGVRIPRENNQAVFDPTGG; this is encoded by the coding sequence GTGAGTTCATTCGCCATCACTTCAAGCTCAGTGTCTTCTGACGTGATCCCGCGCGCAATCAAACGCCTGTTTCATCAAGCGTCGATCGGCGACCAGTCTTATCGATTCATGTTCAAACGCGAACCCGCAGACGAAGTTGTTGCTATCGATTGCGAGACCACGGGGCTCAACTTGCGTACCGACGACATCATAAGCATCGGCGCGGTCAGAATCAGGGGCGACCACATCCTGACAAGCGAGCGCTTCGAGAGAGTGGCACGTCCCGATGCCGACATGCGGACGGATGCTATCAAGATACACCGCCTTCGTCAGATCGACGTTGAGCAGGAAGCCCCGATCAGGAACTTGCTGCCTGACTTCCTACGTTTTGTCGGCGGACGGCCGCTGGTAGGATACTATGTAGATTTCGACATCGCGATGCTCGACAAGTACATTCTTCCGTTCATTGGAATCGAGCTGCCAAATCCCCGTATTGAGATCTCCAGCCTTTACTATGAGCGGAAGTACGGCGATGCCCCCCCTAACATCTCCATCGATCTCTCCTTCTCCGCAATTCTCGCAGATCTCGAAATCCCTTCGCTTGCTCAACATGACGCATTCAACGACGCGTTGATGACCGCAATGATGTACGTCGTGCTGCGTGACAAGGCGAAAAGAGGGGTACGAATCCCACGGGAGAACAATCAGGCCGTTTTCGACCCGACGGGCGGCTAG